A part of Methanobrevibacter sp. genomic DNA contains:
- a CDS encoding nucleotidyltransferase, with protein sequence MINKKLEEYSKQGDKTKFTETFNELKEFFTQKINSEKYKFNIYLQGSYGNDTNIQEDSDVDIVIELTNVFYSNKNSLTPEQRQDFDSKYSESNISVHDFKSHILNILKNTKKYSYSEKNKCIKIISGTPLNADIIVCASYRHFYRYPKYYEGITFFDKNGKQIISYPKLHKNNMTEKNKRVANFKATVRIFKNIKIELINDSYIDEENISSYFVESLIYNIDEKYFIISNLKDRVLEIISFALNFIETNEMITPCERYYLFGNYDNQWTKEDAIEYLKNAYILVRGS encoded by the coding sequence ATGATTAATAAAAAATTAGAAGAATATTCAAAACAAGGAGATAAAACAAAGTTTACTGAAACATTTAACGAATTAAAAGAATTTTTTACTCAGAAAATTAACTCAGAAAAATATAAATTCAATATATATCTACAAGGATCTTATGGAAATGACACTAATATTCAAGAAGATAGTGATGTTGACATCGTGATTGAATTAACAAATGTGTTTTATAGCAATAAAAACTCATTAACACCAGAACAAAGACAAGATTTTGATTCTAAATATAGTGAAAGTAATATATCTGTCCACGACTTCAAATCACATATTTTAAATATTTTAAAAAATACAAAAAAATATTCTTATTCAGAAAAGAATAAATGCATAAAAATTATATCTGGAACTCCTTTAAATGCAGACATTATTGTTTGTGCTTCATATAGACATTTTTATAGATATCCTAAATATTATGAAGGAATTACATTTTTTGATAAAAATGGAAAACAAATTATTAGTTATCCTAAATTACATAAAAACAATATGACTGAAAAAAATAAAAGAGTAGCTAACTTTAAAGCAACAGTACGTATTTTTAAAAATATAAAAATTGAATTAATAAATGACAGTTATATTGATGAAGAGAATATTTCTTCATACTTTGTTGAATCATTAATCTACAACATTGATGAAAAATATTTCATTATTTCTAATTTAAAAGACAGAGTATTGGAAATAATATCTTTTGCACTTAATTTTATTGAAACAAATGAAATGATTACGCCTTGCGAAAGGTATTATTTATTTGGGAACTATGATAATCAATGGACAAAAGAAGATGCTATTGAATATTTAAAAAATGCATATATTTTAGTGAGAGGTAGTTAA
- a CDS encoding NADAR domain-containing protein: MNNYLDSDDFKMLSNILKFSEEDVDEIKNNISNNTQEEIAILINEQYNKYNIPITKDKVSNGTLYELFSEDEFLFQVYFRDPEKWADIENKINAEIQSGKITSTYLLDKSFKSELDLISKDSYNNALISLSVNEIRYLQDYSFSHVMKKEIIKSLRLLDINPLFFGQFKEKFEEIFNRISNEPSIKIKNFNDKGHSPYIIIDDERLVKYIDDILIKSDNKYSNTPSDYLFGYLTSFRYSEMVFYAITGVIKENDGWYFKDRSNFSKVFIIKKRLIDEDLAIEININTNIVDDYDDLISEYLINPYKKFHELESKEYDDFKVSIFKNSKENKKHFIFDSLTDYKKFADYNHHDLFEIVSQKPLSREFLKMLSFLDFTIDEGYEIQDASNNYEDVIYNLNKKILEKKDETIQLQEYYIKSILHFKENDWDYIKSKLETKINSNDDLDSCFYSIVQVDELSQMKVNILYAQIEGLLNFRELDFNNYASELAFFIRESKDVYNLNLAKHLNKIIQSSCERKQKSYLDEGKYWAPRWLVFPSLSATTMGWRMGGGEAYRMSVPFGDQEFYKLFPEPQNWLCERDETANGAKNLRKYSFFARFWRKDGIQKYSEITEDYVVVNDFITLDQIDKEFSLNAMTFLSIKNYILVAKYDLFDKREDSYDFTRYNKDFKVRFRGKKLWNHYKYSACLNGAYYKFMQDEHLKQRLLDTGDKSLVYISDDEWGGDENLFGFALMELRDEIRRLYKNEDKIDWEYTEYIIHNPARYM, translated from the coding sequence ATGAATAACTATCTTGATTCAGATGATTTTAAAATGTTAAGTAACATATTAAAATTTAGTGAAGAAGATGTTGATGAAATAAAGAATAATATTTCTAATAATACTCAAGAAGAAATAGCTATTTTAATTAATGAGCAATATAACAAATACAATATTCCAATAACTAAAGATAAGGTTTCAAATGGTACGCTGTATGAATTATTTTCTGAAGATGAATTTCTCTTCCAAGTATATTTTAGAGATCCGGAAAAATGGGCAGATATTGAAAACAAAATTAATGCGGAGATTCAATCTGGTAAAATAACCAGTACCTATTTATTAGACAAGTCGTTTAAATCGGAATTAGATTTAATTTCAAAAGATTCTTATAATAATGCTTTAATTTCACTTTCAGTTAATGAAATAAGATATTTACAAGACTATTCTTTTTCTCATGTAATGAAAAAAGAAATTATAAAATCCCTTCGTTTATTGGATATAAATCCACTATTCTTTGGGCAATTTAAAGAAAAATTTGAAGAAATATTCAATCGTATTTCAAATGAACCTTCAATTAAAATTAAAAACTTTAATGACAAGGGACATTCTCCATATATCATAATTGATGATGAAAGATTAGTTAAATATATTGATGATATACTTATAAAATCAGATAATAAGTATTCAAATACTCCTTCAGATTATTTATTCGGATATTTAACAAGTTTCCGTTATTCTGAAATGGTATTTTATGCAATTACTGGCGTTATTAAAGAAAATGATGGATGGTATTTTAAAGATCGCAGCAATTTTTCAAAGGTTTTTATTATTAAAAAGAGACTAATTGATGAGGATTTGGCTATTGAAATAAATATAAATACTAATATTGTTGATGATTATGACGATTTAATTAGCGAATATCTTATAAATCCTTATAAAAAATTCCATGAATTAGAATCTAAAGAATATGATGATTTTAAAGTTTCCATATTCAAAAATTCAAAAGAAAACAAAAAACATTTCATTTTTGACAGTTTAACTGATTACAAAAAATTCGCTGATTATAATCATCATGATTTATTCGAAATCGTATCTCAAAAACCTTTATCAAGGGAATTTTTAAAAATGTTGTCTTTTCTGGATTTCACTATTGATGAGGGTTATGAAATCCAAGATGCATCAAATAACTATGAAGATGTGATTTACAATTTAAATAAAAAAATTTTAGAAAAGAAAGATGAAACTATTCAACTTCAGGAATATTATATAAAATCAATATTGCATTTTAAAGAAAACGATTGGGATTATATTAAATCTAAATTGGAAACAAAAATTAATTCAAATGATGATTTGGATTCCTGTTTTTATTCTATTGTTCAAGTAGATGAGTTAAGTCAAATGAAAGTCAATATTTTATATGCTCAAATTGAAGGGCTATTAAACTTTAGGGAACTTGATTTTAATAATTATGCAAGTGAATTGGCATTTTTTATTAGAGAATCTAAAGATGTATACAATTTAAATCTTGCTAAACATCTAAATAAAATTATACAATCCAGTTGTGAAAGAAAACAAAAATCATACTTGGATGAAGGCAAATATTGGGCTCCAAGATGGTTAGTTTTTCCATCACTATCTGCTACAACAATGGGTTGGAGAATGGGAGGTGGAGAGGCATATCGTATGAGCGTACCTTTTGGAGACCAGGAATTTTATAAATTATTCCCTGAACCTCAAAATTGGTTATGTGAAAGAGATGAAACCGCTAATGGTGCAAAAAATCTAAGAAAATATTCATTTTTTGCAAGATTCTGGAGAAAAGATGGAATTCAAAAATATAGTGAAATAACAGAGGATTATGTTGTTGTTAATGATTTTATAACCCTTGATCAAATTGATAAAGAGTTTTCATTAAATGCAATGACATTCTTATCTATTAAAAATTATATTTTAGTAGCAAAATATGATTTATTCGATAAACGAGAGGATAGTTATGATTTCACTCGCTATAATAAGGATTTTAAAGTAAGGTTTAGGGGTAAAAAATTATGGAATCATTATAAATATTCCGCTTGTTTGAATGGGGCTTATTATAAATTTATGCAAGATGAACATTTAAAACAAAGATTGCTTGATACTGGTGACAAATCATTAGTTTACATCTCTGATGATGAATGGGGTGGTGATGAAAACCTATTCGGTTTTGCATTGATGGAACTAAGAGATGAAATAAGAAGATTATATAAAAATGAAGATAAAATTGATTGGGAATATACAGAGTATATAATTCATAATCCTGCACGTTATATGTAA
- a CDS encoding DUF3800 domain-containing protein, with the protein MACIQKKILKKSFLTYKIKGYSMGYIYIDESGDLGSDSNYFVMAAIIVDDKVKLDRIINKVRRTNKKELGKFNELKGTETKPHIKKKVLKKLNKVDYQAIIIVFDKKNKFKIDYKDDNNLLYNIIASKLAEELFITSKTSIIIDKSKNKEKYRQEFNNLFLPSLNNSKNYSISMDHEDSVKHKGLQIVDIISWSVYKSFEDENDEFINLIKNISVKRVFED; encoded by the coding sequence GTGGCATGTATTCAAAAAAAAATTTTGAAAAAAAGTTTTTTAACATATAAAATAAAAGGGTATAGTATGGGTTATATTTATATTGATGAATCTGGAGATTTGGGTAGTGATTCTAATTATTTTGTAATGGCAGCTATAATTGTAGATGATAAGGTCAAACTAGATAGGATAATAAATAAAGTTAGAAGAACCAATAAAAAAGAATTAGGTAAGTTCAATGAGTTAAAAGGAACAGAAACTAAACCACATATCAAGAAGAAGGTTCTTAAAAAGTTAAATAAAGTAGATTATCAAGCCATTATAATAGTATTTGACAAGAAAAACAAATTTAAAATTGATTATAAAGATGATAACAACTTATTATATAATATAATCGCTTCAAAACTTGCAGAAGAACTATTTATCACGAGTAAAACATCCATAATAATAGACAAATCAAAAAATAAGGAAAAATATCGTCAGGAGTTCAACAATTTATTTTTGCCCAGTTTGAATAATTCTAAAAACTATTCCATAAGTATGGATCATGAAGATTCAGTAAAACACAAAGGACTGCAAATCGTTGATATAATCTCATGGTCTGTTTATAAAAGCTTTGAAGATGAAAATGATGAATTTATAAATTTAATAAAGAATATATCGGTAAAAAGAGTATTTGAAGATTGA
- a CDS encoding DUF3100 domain-containing protein, whose protein sequence is MAIGVINIKITDNISFLLLPLIYSLVMGLVLYLVKSVKFIGPEQAKVAEGVMVLLIGVLLAKLAISSGQSIASIFKLGPALVLQLLGDLGTLIALPVALLLGFRREVIGMTSSICREPNLGVIIDKYGFKSPEARGVLSVFVIGSIIGTPFISLLSSICTSVIPFHPYAFAMASGIGSASMNAAALVPLVHSHPAMATQLEAFAGCSNILSFCLGIYMCMFISVPIAEKLYAWLSPILGKGEAHIDDENILNDVKEEEDDSGGLSLGKLKRWSALLLVFSVIVTVGNYVGFHTPLIDTFIGMMIISIVTLAGMALERICPIHIQSIIFISIIGLIIAIPGMPTADFVAHYVSNVELTTICTAFLAYVGVSIGKDWEEFKRIGWRGVIVALIVIVGTYLGSATIANLTLFATGMI, encoded by the coding sequence ATGGCTATTGGTGTTATAAATATTAAGATAACAGACAATATCAGCTTCTTATTATTGCCTTTAATATACTCTTTGGTCATGGGTTTAGTTCTTTATTTGGTGAAATCCGTTAAATTCATAGGTCCCGAGCAAGCTAAAGTAGCTGAGGGAGTAATGGTTTTACTCATTGGTGTTTTGCTTGCCAAATTAGCCATTTCAAGTGGTCAATCTATTGCTTCCATTTTTAAGCTAGGGCCTGCCTTAGTCTTGCAGCTTTTGGGTGATTTGGGCACTCTCATAGCATTGCCCGTTGCCTTGCTTTTAGGTTTTAGAAGGGAAGTTATCGGTATGACAAGTTCCATTTGTCGTGAACCTAACTTGGGAGTAATCATAGATAAATACGGTTTTAAATCTCCAGAGGCACGTGGAGTTTTATCCGTTTTTGTTATAGGGTCAATAATTGGTACTCCATTCATAAGTTTATTGTCAAGCATATGTACTTCAGTCATACCATTTCATCCGTATGCCTTTGCAATGGCATCAGGTATAGGAAGCGCAAGTATGAATGCTGCTGCATTGGTTCCATTAGTGCATTCGCACCCTGCTATGGCCACTCAATTGGAAGCTTTTGCAGGATGCAGTAATATTCTTTCATTCTGTTTAGGAATTTACATGTGTATGTTTATTTCCGTGCCTATAGCAGAAAAATTGTACGCGTGGCTATCTCCAATTTTAGGTAAAGGTGAGGCGCATATTGATGATGAAAATATTTTAAATGATGTAAAAGAAGAGGAGGATGATTCAGGCGGATTAAGTTTAGGAAAACTTAAAAGATGGAGCGCATTGCTTCTTGTATTTTCAGTCATTGTAACTGTCGGTAATTACGTGGGATTTCACACTCCATTAATTGACACATTTATTGGAATGATGATTATTTCAATCGTTACCCTTGCAGGCATGGCTCTTGAAAGGATCTGTCCAATCCATATCCAATCAATTATCTTTATAAGTATTATAGGTTTGATTATAGCGATTCCAGGCATGCCAACTGCTGATTTTGTAGCTCATTATGTTTCCAATGTTGAGTTGACTACAATCTGTACTGCATTTCTAGCTTATGTTGGTGTTTCAATCGGTAAGGATTGGGAAGAGTTTAAGAGGATTGGTTGGAGAGGAGTCATAGTTGCTTTAATTGTAATAGTTGGAACTTACCTCGGCTCTGCAACTATTGCGAATTTGACTTTGTTTGCAACTGGAATGATATAA
- a CDS encoding CPBP family intramembrane glutamic endopeptidase: MNENDDKFPEFITFPRTFEKYKWYKPLLVLLIGAIVYLVLQTLIFAIFGIAYGFDVISPLVSEGYSSLNSELGSYIGYLSVAIFIPSIYIASRIVRDRPFSSYSSSRGGWNWKLYFKCLTIPLAISIIYQVIAAMITGRQGPNTLTPTFFIICLIIIPLQCIAEEYMLRGFVMQTIGSWFNIPVLALIAQAAIFALMHPYSILGVIGVFIDGLVLGFFAWKTNGLEPGSAFHSANNFTIAMVVALGFDVSTSTIDMTNFVSTIVVTLITAFALYYIGNKKGWFSEKTEKCKLI, encoded by the coding sequence ATGAACGAAAACGATGATAAATTCCCAGAGTTTATTACTTTTCCGAGAACTTTTGAAAAGTATAAATGGTATAAACCCTTGCTTGTACTTCTGATTGGAGCAATTGTTTATTTAGTATTACAAACTTTGATATTTGCAATTTTTGGCATAGCCTATGGTTTTGATGTTATTTCTCCTTTAGTAAGTGAAGGATATAGTTCATTGAATTCTGAACTTGGAAGCTATATAGGTTATCTGTCTGTAGCCATTTTCATTCCTTCAATATATATTGCTTCCAGGATTGTTCGTGACAGACCTTTTTCATCATACTCCTCATCCCGCGGAGGATGGAACTGGAAACTTTACTTTAAATGTTTAACCATTCCATTAGCAATATCCATAATATATCAGGTTATAGCTGCCATGATAACCGGACGACAGGGTCCAAATACATTAACACCAACATTCTTCATTATATGCTTAATAATCATCCCCCTCCAGTGTATTGCAGAAGAATACATGTTGAGAGGTTTTGTAATGCAAACTATAGGATCATGGTTTAATATACCTGTCCTGGCATTGATTGCTCAAGCGGCAATCTTTGCATTAATGCACCCCTACAGTATTTTAGGAGTAATTGGAGTGTTTATTGATGGACTTGTTTTAGGATTTTTTGCTTGGAAGACAAACGGTTTGGAACCTGGTTCAGCGTTCCATAGCGCAAATAATTTTACTATCGCTATGGTTGTGGCTTTAGGATTTGACGTGTCCACATCAACAATTGACATGACCAATTTCGTATCAACAATCGTCGTTACATTAATTACTGCATTTGCATTATATTACATAGGTAACAAAAAAGGATGGTTTAGCGAAAAAACAGAGAAATGTAAATTGATTTAA
- a CDS encoding FAD-binding protein, giving the protein MVKEIIVIGAGLAGLTCSVKSASKNMHVKLFSPAQSERSQSVMAMGGINAALNTKGEDDSVDEHYADTINAGQHINNHNAVEKLTSDAPEIIDWLSKLGTSFTRDDNSNVDVRYFGGQKKMRTAYAGARTGKQILTAINTECRKWEYKDKIERHVGWRFLSLILDYNKVCRGVFMINENTAEIRDFYADFVVIASGGMNKVFGKISGSLHNDGFVTGKLLQQGIELANMEMIQYHPTTIETPVKRMLITEAARGEGGRLYILHNGEKWYFMEELYPEHGALMPRDVVSQSIYRVCHEYGLGIDGENKVYLDLTHLDEKTVKIKLDEVYDVCMNYLNLDPTREPIPVYPGVHYFMGGIRTDDAHKTNIDNLFAIGECSSQYHGANRLGGNSLLGAIHGGWVVAEQLEEIQCENDNSKEYGKILNCEYEAYENWKELQKENDNVSSYEIENEIANIMNKTMGIYRTESELKEGLDRLDSLETIHVNSHGSYYDYILLKSLVDIAKAMLSSALARKESRGAHQRLDYPETSDKYLKTTVISLDNDELKITFNDTEERMGW; this is encoded by the coding sequence ATGGTAAAAGAAATTATAGTGATTGGTGCAGGCCTTGCAGGATTGACATGTAGCGTAAAATCGGCCAGCAAAAATATGCATGTGAAATTATTTTCACCAGCCCAATCTGAACGCTCACAATCAGTGATGGCAATGGGCGGAATAAATGCCGCATTAAACACAAAAGGAGAAGACGACTCTGTAGATGAACATTATGCCGACACCATCAATGCAGGACAACATATCAACAATCATAATGCCGTGGAAAAACTAACAAGCGACGCACCAGAAATAATCGACTGGTTAAGCAAACTCGGAACAAGTTTCACAAGAGATGACAACAGTAATGTTGATGTCAGGTACTTTGGCGGTCAAAAGAAGATGAGAACAGCTTACGCCGGTGCAAGAACCGGGAAACAGATTCTAACAGCAATCAACACCGAATGCAGGAAATGGGAATATAAAGATAAAATTGAAAGGCATGTCGGTTGGAGATTCTTATCATTAATATTGGATTATAATAAAGTCTGTCGTGGCGTATTTATGATTAACGAAAATACAGCAGAAATTAGAGATTTTTATGCTGATTTTGTCGTTATAGCATCCGGAGGCATGAATAAGGTTTTTGGAAAAATCAGCGGATCCCTGCACAATGACGGATTTGTAACTGGGAAATTATTACAGCAAGGCATTGAATTAGCCAATATGGAAATGATACAGTACCATCCAACAACAATAGAAACCCCTGTTAAACGAATGCTCATTACTGAAGCGGCCCGTGGAGAAGGCGGCAGATTATACATTTTGCACAATGGTGAAAAATGGTATTTCATGGAGGAATTGTATCCCGAACATGGCGCCTTAATGCCTCGCGATGTTGTATCCCAAAGCATATACAGGGTATGTCATGAATATGGCCTCGGAATTGATGGTGAAAATAAGGTTTATTTGGATTTAACTCACTTAGATGAAAAAACCGTCAAGATTAAACTTGATGAGGTTTATGACGTTTGTATGAATTATCTAAATCTTGACCCAACCCGTGAGCCGATTCCAGTTTATCCGGGTGTCCATTACTTCATGGGAGGCATACGTACCGATGATGCGCATAAAACCAATATTGATAACCTATTTGCTATTGGAGAATGTTCCTCCCAATATCACGGCGCCAATCGTCTTGGAGGAAATTCATTGCTTGGAGCCATACATGGCGGATGGGTAGTGGCCGAGCAATTGGAAGAAATACAATGTGAAAATGACAATTCTAAAGAATATGGAAAAATATTAAACTGCGAATATGAAGCCTATGAAAATTGGAAAGAATTGCAAAAAGAAAACGACAATGTTTCATCATATGAAATTGAAAATGAAATTGCAAATATAATGAACAAAACCATGGGGATTTACAGAACAGAAAGTGAACTGAAAGAAGGGTTGGATAGACTGGATTCACTTGAAACAATCCATGTAAACAGCCATGGAAGCTATTATGATTACATTTTATTAAAATCATTGGTAGATATTGCAAAAGCAATGCTATCCTCAGCATTAGCAAGGAAAGAAAGCAGAGGTGCTCATCAAAGATTAGATTATCCCGAAACAAGTGACAAATACTTAAAAACAACCGTAATATCACTTGACAATGATGAACTAAAAATTACATTCAACGATACCGAAGAGAGAATGGGATGGTAG
- a CDS encoding transposase gives MKHRLNLDIKDPNYTLLKEIFKIMDSRKSSQILASCGFKNLNKQITTFKIIFISMFFVLDIPFVLNELESKKELQKYFNISEILTADQIYKTLSLQDSEKLLKVLNRVLNHQNRVKRRGKKTFIVDATPIDLDFNFNRNKKTKEHLKTLNLKWSYSSSKGFYIGFKATAIIDYDNMNPVSILIHSGAPNDAKLFDEIMENLQKRRIIQKGDILIFDKGYYSYKNYQLGISKYKIVPFIFPKDNFKRTKLNDQLSYPLQVFKKTKKILIQKQFYKNLKHELLKKLDNWQKFKPIRGKMEDFFKLLKQGLNLRAIHKYTPKSVAKTVYLNVFLGALIISQGFYSKTAIQRLSEN, from the coding sequence ATGAAACACAGATTAAATTTAGATATTAAAGACCCAAATTATACTTTGTTAAAAGAAATATTTAAAATTATGGATTCTAGAAAATCTTCACAAATTTTAGCATCCTGTGGATTTAAAAATTTAAATAAACAAATAACTACTTTTAAAATCATATTTATCAGCATGTTCTTTGTATTAGATATTCCATTCGTCTTAAATGAACTTGAATCCAAAAAAGAACTTCAAAAATACTTTAATATTTCAGAAATTTTAACTGCAGATCAAATTTATAAAACTCTTTCACTTCAGGACTCTGAAAAACTTTTAAAAGTATTAAATAGGGTATTAAACCACCAAAATAGAGTAAAGAGAAGAGGAAAAAAGACATTTATTGTTGATGCAACACCAATTGACTTAGATTTCAATTTTAACAGAAATAAAAAGACAAAAGAACATCTAAAAACTTTAAATTTAAAATGGAGCTATTCATCCTCTAAAGGATTTTATATTGGATTTAAAGCCACAGCCATCATCGATTACGATAATATGAATCCTGTTTCAATTTTAATCCATTCTGGAGCTCCCAATGATGCAAAACTTTTTGACGAAATAATGGAAAATCTGCAAAAAAGACGAATTATACAAAAAGGAGACATATTAATCTTTGATAAAGGCTATTACAGCTATAAAAACTATCAATTGGGAATTAGCAAATATAAAATTGTTCCATTCATTTTTCCAAAAGACAATTTCAAAAGAACAAAGCTCAATGATCAATTATCCTATCCATTACAAGTATTTAAAAAAACAAAGAAAATATTAATTCAAAAACAATTTTACAAGAATTTAAAACACGAATTACTCAAAAAACTCGACAATTGGCAAAAATTCAAACCAATCCGAGGAAAAATGGAAGACTTCTTCAAATTACTCAAACAAGGACTAAATTTAAGAGCAATACATAAATACACACCAAAATCAGTAGCAAAAACTGTTTATTTAAATGTATTTTTAGGAGCACTAATCATATCACAAGGATTTTACTCAAAAACCGCCATACAACGACTTTCAGAAAACTAA
- a CDS encoding 2Fe-2S iron-sulfur cluster-binding protein yields the protein MVEMDSITVIIKTSESMKEYAYEGDLNIPVTTLLERINVKHDIKIHYSSSCLQGLCGSCSMIINGLPRLACKTFVNEEEMTKKTHKITIEPLSKFPVVNDLVVDRTSMFENIKNSRQWLEEEARINKDNLEFEYEASQCLMCGCCLEACPNYTGEDTYYGAILPVTSSKISKQEMDMGKLKFLKENYSNHFYNACVKSLACENVCPMNIQTQRAISIMNRHSIWKFHKLLKR from the coding sequence ATGGTAGAAATGGATTCAATAACTGTAATTATAAAAACATCAGAAAGCATGAAGGAATATGCCTATGAAGGAGATCTCAACATTCCAGTAACCACCCTATTGGAAAGAATCAATGTGAAACATGATATTAAAATCCATTATTCATCCAGTTGCCTTCAAGGACTGTGCGGCAGTTGTTCGATGATAATCAATGGTTTACCACGGCTTGCATGTAAAACATTTGTAAATGAAGAAGAAATGACCAAAAAAACACATAAGATTACAATAGAGCCCTTAAGCAAGTTTCCTGTTGTAAACGACTTGGTTGTTGATAGAACCTCCATGTTTGAAAACATTAAAAATTCCCGCCAATGGCTTGAAGAAGAAGCACGTATCAATAAGGATAATTTGGAATTTGAATATGAAGCATCACAATGTTTGATGTGCGGCTGTTGTTTGGAAGCCTGTCCCAACTATACCGGTGAAGACACCTACTATGGTGCCATTTTACCAGTAACATCCTCTAAAATATCAAAACAAGAAATGGATATGGGTAAATTAAAGTTTCTCAAAGAAAATTACAGCAATCATTTTTATAATGCCTGTGTGAAATCTCTTGCCTGTGAAAATGTTTGTCCAATGAATATTCAAACACAACGAGCTATTTCAATAATGAATCGCCATTCAATTTGGAAATTCCATAAATTATTGAAAAGATAA
- a CDS encoding SDR family NAD(P)-dependent oxidoreductase, translated as MGKLDGKVAIITGSTSGMGRSTAKLFAEEGAKVVVTGRNEERAKAVVDDIEAAGGEAFAVIADMADVEDIKKIFDETIEKYGTVDILFNNAGLLSVTPLLEITKEEWDKVFAVDVYAPLYLTQLVAPVMKEKGKGVVINTCSVASYAAHFGFVGYISSKHAIAGLTKSIAFELGPEIRCNGIAPGAIHTAMVDSIGGVEALQMMIDGAPMKRVGQGEDIAALALFLASDESEFLDGQIIRCDGGFEC; from the coding sequence ATGGGTAAACTAGATGGAAAAGTAGCAATCATTACTGGATCAACCTCCGGTATGGGCCGTTCTACAGCTAAATTATTTGCTGAAGAAGGTGCTAAAGTTGTTGTAACTGGAAGAAACGAAGAAAGAGCAAAAGCCGTAGTTGATGACATTGAAGCAGCTGGTGGAGAAGCATTTGCAGTTATTGCTGATATGGCTGATGTTGAAGACATTAAAAAAATCTTTGATGAAACCATTGAAAAATATGGAACTGTCGACATTTTATTCAACAATGCAGGACTTTTAAGCGTAACCCCTCTTTTGGAAATTACCAAAGAGGAATGGGACAAAGTATTTGCCGTTGACGTATACGCCCCATTATACTTAACACAATTGGTAGCTCCAGTAATGAAGGAAAAAGGAAAGGGTGTTGTAATTAACACTTGTTCAGTAGCATCCTACGCTGCACACTTTGGATTTGTAGGTTACATCTCATCCAAACACGCTATTGCCGGTCTTACCAAATCCATAGCATTCGAACTTGGTCCTGAAATAAGATGTAACGGTATTGCCCCTGGTGCTATCCACACCGCTATGGTGGATAGTATTGGAGGAGTGGAAGCATTGCAAATGATGATTGACGGGGCCCCTATGAAAAGAGTAGGTCAAGGAGAAGATATTGCTGCATTAGCATTATTCCTTGCTTCTGACGAATCTGAATTCTTAGATGGTCAAATCATCAGGTGTGACGGCGGATTTGAGTGTTAA